TAAATTTAAGTATACGCAACTTATGGATGCCTTATCAGATATTTACGGTTGAAAACACTTTTCATGAAAAAAGAAACAAGCATCTGCTGGTTACGCAGAGATTTAAGAATAGAAGACAATGCAGCATTATATCACGCCCTAAAGGGTGATTACCCTGTGCTATTGCTCTTTATATTCGACAAAAACATACTTTCAAAATTGCCAGCTAAGAATGATGCCCGTGTGACTTTTATTTATGACACACTTCAACAACTCAATTCTGAAATAAACCGCTACAATTCGACTATATTGATAAAATATGGAACTCCGGAACAGGTATGGGCGGAAGTACTCAATAGTTACACCGTTAAGGAAGTTTACACCAATCATGATTACGAACCTTATGCGCGCGAACGGGATGATGCATTAGCTGAATACCTCAGCTCCGAAAGTATTCCATTCAAAACTTTTAAAGATCAGGTCATTTTCGAAAAGAATGAAATCAGCAAAGCAGATGGGAAACCTTACACCGTATTTACTCCATACTTCCATCAGTGGCGGCAAAAGCTACAGCCCTTCTACCTCAAAGCCTACCCGGTATCGAAATATATAAACAACCTGCTTCCGGTAAAAACTGAAAACGACTTATCTCTTCAGGATTTAGGCTTTGGGCGTTCTGAGCAAATATTTCCTTCAAAAGATTTTGAAGCGAAGTTACAGGCTTATGAGGATAAAAGGGACTATCCCGCTCTGGATGCAACAACACATATAGGACTTCATCTCCGTTTTGGAACGATAAGCATACGTAAAGCAGCGCGAGAGGCATCCATGCAAAAAGCCGAAAAATGGTTATCGGAACTTGCATGGAGAGATTTCTATATGATGATCTTATGGCACTTTCCACACTCCGCCCATCAATCCTTTAAACCGGCATACGACAATATACGATGGATCAATAATGAAGCTGATTTTGAAAAATGGTGTACAGGAAACACAGGTTATCCACTGGTGGATGCGGGAATGCGTCAACTCAATAAAACGGGATACATGCACAATAGGGTAAGAATGGTGGTCGCTAGCTTTTTAACCAAACACCTTTTGATAGATTGGCGTTGGGGTGAAGCTTACTTTGCAGAAAAGCTATTAGATTACGATCAGGCAAGCAATGTTGGTGGCTGGCAATGGGCTTGTGGATGTGGCAATGATGCCGCGCCTTACTTTAGGGTGTTTAATCCAGAACTGCAAGCCAAAAAGTTCGATCCGAAAAATGAGTACATTCATCAATGGGTACCAGAGCTAAAACAACAAAAGCATGTCAAACCTATGGTCGAACATGCTTTTGCGAGAGAAAGAGCCCTAAAAGCATTTAAGGCCGCTCTACAGTAATATTCTTAATTGGTAATAGCGGTAATCTCCAAATCAAAATCAAGACATGAATTTGCCGGGATAGTGACATTTCCAGCGGCATCTCTTTGAACACTGGTTCCATAGCCTAAATCCGAAGGAATAATTAAACGTATCTTACCCCCAACACCCACTTTTCCAGGAAGAACTTTATACCACCCCGGAATCAGGTCACTCAAAAGCGCAGTATACCCATCTGTATTCGAATCAAATACCGTTCCGCTCAATAGCCTTCCTGTATACTTAACTGTCACAGTAGAAGTTGACTTTAAGTCGGCTTTACCCGTACCCTCTGCAGAAACAATATAACGAACCCTCGTTGGATCTACTACCGGTTGCAAGTTATTAGCAGCAACGAATTTGTTAATCAAAAAATTATCTACCTGATACTGATGAGCAAAATCAAGCAAAGCCAATTCAACTACAATTACCTCGTTCGACTCTATCCCCAAAGATGGAACTCCATTTTTACCAAATGCCATACTTGAAGGTAGAATAACCCTTGCAGTTCCTCCTTTTTTTAGCTTACCTAATGTAATCCTTACCGCAGGAAGCGTCCTGAAACTAAATCTGTCAGTATAACCTAAAAAAGTTCCCGGGATTTGATAATCACCGTTTTTAGTGATTGAAGTACCGTTTATATGCGTAAAATTATAGGTGTAATATACAGAATCTGAATTCAAAACCGAAGCACCTGTACCAGGAGTAATAATCTGATAATGATACCCTAAAGTATCCTTCACACCTGTAAGGTTATTATTTTTAATGTAATCTGCTATCGCACGGTTATCTACAGTTTCAATAGACTCGTACTCTTTTTTACAAGAATTGAATAGAACTAAAGAGCCTAACAAGGCAAAGGTATATAATGATAACTTTTTAATCATTTGGGTTTTTTATTTATAGAAACTATTGATAATGTAATATCTAATATTGAGTTTGGTGGAATTATAGGTGATGTTACTGCCCTGTTCTGATAGCCTAATGCAGATGGAATAATCATCCGGATTGATCCTCCAGGTCTTATCAGGCCAACACCTATTTGCCACCCTTTGATATAACCGGGAAGCATAAACTTAAAAGTACTGTCAACGCTTTTTGCCAGCAAAACCGTGTCCTTTAAAATTTTCAAAGTATAATTGCCATAAACAGTATCTGTATTTGTAATTTCATTTCCAGTACCCGGACTAATGATCTTGTAATACAAACCAGAACTATCTTTAGTAGCAGTAACAGCACTATCTAACAAATACTTTGCAATTATCGCGTCGTCAATATCCAGTTCTTTTTCGGCATCATAGGGCGGTTCTTTTTTGCAGGCAACAAAAGCTACCGCCAATAAAAAAAGCCCCAACAAAATACTGGTTTTTAACATAATTGACAAAAATAGTCTTTTATTGCTGATGGCGCAATTTTTAACCAATTTTAACAATTAGTGGTCAATTCAAAATTGGCAAAGGGGATAGGTTTGCAATAGAAATAATGACTTCATGGATATGAAAAAACAACCAAACACTAAAAAAAACATCCGATGATAAACATCATTGTCCTTACTAAATTTAATGCAAATCAACCCTATAATAGGAAGTAGAAAAAAAGTGCCAATGGCGACAAAAGAACTATCCTTGATTCTAATTGAAAGTGGAATATCTATTTTAAATATCCAATAAATCAATATTCCAAAGGAAACATAGCATAAAAACAGTGCTACAATATGTAATACATTGAATAAATATTTTTTCATTTTATTTTAGTTAAAAGGATCCTTGATGTCATCCTTGACAATCCCCTTCTTTTATATTGAAATTGATCTGATGATATTTATTGCCTGACGAGGCTTTTATACTATCAAACAATTGTTTAAAGTCTGTAGGGATATGTTTATCTTTTTTCTCAATTTCAATTTTTCTGGCTTCTTTAAAAATTAATGAATGATCATCATACCCCAAAAATACATCCGTACATTTTATTGAGACTTCGTTCAACTGTTTTATAAGTTCTTTTTTACCATTTACTTCAGCAAATAAAACCCCGTCATTTCGATTTTTTTTGAAGCTTATCATTAATAGACTTTTATTAACATGACTATTCTCAACAACAGTATCCAAAATTATGCGATCGTCTACTCTTAGTATTAATGGAATCTTTTCAAGGTAAGTCGCTCCAGAAGGATCAAAGTACACTTTAATTTGAGGCTCTACAGGTATACATCCTATATATAGAATACACGCTAACCAAAGTCCTAACTTATTTTTCATGATTAATTGTTTTTATTATATGTATTGTGCCATAATTAGTAATATCATTACCATTCCTAATTGTTCGAGTTGTTGTCTAGATCGAATCTCCATTCATATCAATATTCGATATTAGATTGTCTCCTGCATGCTGGTATTGACTAAAATCAGCATATTTTTCAGCCAGTCTATAAATTAGATTAAATCTTCCAATCACTAGATCATAAAACCTTGCCCGTAATCAAGCTAGCCCAGCTCTTAATACACTACTTGCTCTTAAAACTCCTCATGAATTGCTCGATAATTTAAAGTATTTTTTATTTGTATACATAAAGAAAAATAAAAATAATACGTCTAAAAAATTAACACCTGTGATTATTCCATTGGTAGATCTGAAGTTTAAAATTATTTCCCTCTTACCTATTCATTCTATTTTTGATAATAGTTAAATAATGTTCCTTTTTGTTCTGTAAGTTCCCATTTTTAAAAGTCAAATTATCTTTAGCAGAAGTAATAGTTAGAGGTTTTGTATTAATCGCACTAACAAAATTATAATTATCCCCACCAAAAAAATAAACGCTTTTAAAGAAAAAGAATTACCATAGACAGATTCTGCATCCTCCCAAATCACTTTTTTTTTAATCATATATATCAAAGAGGAAATAAAAAAAACTAAAAAGGCTAATATTACATATGTATTATCCAACTTCTTCTGACATATTTTTTTTTATCTTCATGTAAATCACTTCATAAACTTAACAACTGAATACTATGCAATTTTACCTAAGTTTGAACCTAATATACCACTTATGACAACGACTAAAAAGACCTCTTCAAAATATTCCGTTTCAATGGATTCCACAGCCTGGTTGATTACGGTACTGATGCTCTGCATATCCGCCTATTTTATATATGGCCAAATAAAAGAGTATCTATTCTCAGGAGAAACCAATTCAGTAATTATCGTGGCTGTTCTTACAGGTGTATTTCTAATATCATTGGCCATGAGGCCGATCTCTTACATTCTCACTGATGAAGAACTTATCATCAAAAGACTAGCGGGGAATATCAGAATTGCAAAAAATGAGATTCATTCTGTAGAGTCTCTGGACAATGGACGTTCTGGAACACTTATCCGGACATTTGGGATCGGTGGCTATTTTGGTTATTTCGGCAAATACTATAGTTCCAGCCTGGGATCATTGACGCTGTATGCAACTCGCAAAGACAAACGAATTCTGGTTACAACAAAAAGCGGAAAAAAGATTGTTCTTACACCCGATGATAGCGCTCTCGCAGCTGATTTAAAAAAGTAACAAACTGTACTGTGAAAAAAAGCCCGCAATCAGATTACGGGCCTTCCAGTTTTAATTATGAATCGTTTCTTTGATTTTAATAGCAATACTTATTAGCTGCGATCAATTGTTGTGCCACTTTTTGTCTGGCTTCTTTAACATTAAAAGGTTCCATTTTAGTAAATCTTTTCAAGCCAACCATCATCATACGCAACTCATCGCCCTCTGCAAAAGCCCATAAAGCTTCTTTACCCGCTTTCTGAACCGCATCTACAGCTTCAACAAAATAAATGCGCATCATATTCAGCTGACCTTCACAAGCTGCTTCTCCACGTAAACTCACCAGTTTCTCGGTCCTCAACATGGCCGACTCGGCTACATATACATAACCAGCCATATCTGCAATATTCATCAGTATCTCTTGTTCTTTCGACAAGCTCATCATCAGTTTCTGTACCGCAGCACCGGCAACCATTAATGTTGCTTTTTTCAGGTTCTTAATGATCTTTTTCTCAGCTGCAAAAAGCGCATCATCTTCTTCTCCAAAATCAGGGATCGACATCAATTCGGCAGCAACAGCAGTAGCAGGCGTCATCAAATCCAACTCCCCTTTCATTGCACGTTTCAACATCATATCCACAGTCAACAGCCTGTTGATCTCATTCGTCCCTTCAAAGATCCTATTGATCCGGGCATCGCGATAAGCCCGGTCCATTGGTGCTTCGGCAGAAAAGCCCATACCACCATAAACCTGAACCCCCTCATCAACCACGTAATCCAATACCTCAGAACCCCAGACCTTCAATATAGCACACTCTACAGCAAATTGCTCAGTTGACTTCAACTTTGCCTTACTCGCATCCATACCACCGGCAGCCAATGTTTCATAAGCATCGTCAATATTCTGACCTGCACGATAGTTTGCCGATTCAACAGCATAAACTTTAGTCGCCATTTCCGCAAGCTTATACCTTATCGCTCCATATTTAGAAATCTGACGATCAAACTGAATCCTTTCATTCGAATAATTCACCGCAGTATCAATGACAGCTTTCGATGCACCAATTGCAGCTGCAGCCAATTTAATCCGTCCAATATTCAAAATATTTACCGCTATCTTAAATCCATTCTGACGCTCAGAAAGCATATTCTCAACCGGCACCGGACAATCGTTAAAGAACACCTGCCTGGTTGATGAACCTTTAATACCCATCTTATGCTCTTCCGGGTTCATTGTGATACCCCCAAATGCACGCTCCACAATAAATGCAGTTAAATTTGCATCATCATCAATTTTCGCAAACACGATAAAAATATCAGCAAATCCGCCATTGGTAATCCACATTTTCTGACCATTGATCACATAATGTTTACCATCCGCAGATAACTTAGCTTTGGTTTTGCCCGAATTGGCATCCGATCCCGAATTGGGTTCTGTTAAGCAATAAGCCGCTTTCCATTCACCTGTTGCCAGCTTAGGGATATATTTATTCTTTTGTTCATCCGTTCCATAATACAAAATAGGTAAAGTACCAATTCCCGTATGGGCAGATAAAGCTACAGCAAAAGAATGACCGGCACCAATTACATCAGCAACCAGCATAGAAGTATTAAAGTTTTTTCCAAAACCACCATACACTTCAGGTATCGAAACCCCCAAAATGCCCAACTCACCGGCTTTATCCATCAATGACGGCATTAATCCTTCTTCCTGAGCGTCTATACGATCTAGGTTTGGGTAAACTTCCGCTGCTAAAAAGTCACGGCAAGTCTGTGCAATCATATTTTGCTCTTCATCAAATTCTTCAGGAATAAATACATCCTGATAAGTGGTTTCTGTAATCAAAAACTCGCCACCTTTAATTGTTTTTTTGTCTGTAGATTCCATGCTTTAGTCGTTAGTTTTTAGAGGTTAGCAGATAGATATTAGTATTTTGCAGTTAGAAGACACATGCTTTCTAAATACTAACATCTAGCTACTAACTACTTTTAAAATATTTCAAAAATACCGGCTGCACCTTGTCCTGTACCTACGCACATCGTCACCATCCCGTATTTCTGTTTTCTTCTTTTTAGTTCATTAAATAATTGCACCGACAACTTAGCCCCGGTACATCCCAGCGGATGTCCTAATGCAATCGCACCACCATTCACATTTAAAATATCGGTATTGATATGCAGATCCCTTACAACGGCCAGCGATTGAGAAGCAAAAGCTTCATTCAACTCAATCAGCTCTATCTGATCTAATGTCATTCCTGCCTGTTTTAGCGCTTTAGGAATTGCATATATTGGCCCAATTCCCATAATACGAGGTGGCACACCGGCAATTCCATAGCTCACCAAACGAGCTATTGGATCAACGCCCAATTCTTTCATTTTCTTCTCCGACACCACCAGTACAAAAGCAGCACCATCCGAAGTTTGCGAAGAGTTACCCGCCGTAATACAGCCATCCGCAGCAAAAACAGGCTTTAACTTAGCCAGTTTCTCTATAGAAGTATCTGCACGTGGTCCTTCATCCGTATCCACCACATAACTGCGGGTTTTCTTTTTCATATCCCCGTCCAGGTAATTTTCATTTACCGTAATTGGCAATACTCCCTCTTTTAAATGTCCATTTTTAATTGCAGCTACTGCCTTTTGGTGCGATTGATAAGAAAACAAATCCTGATCTTCCCTACTTACATTATATTCCTTCGCTACAGCCTCAGCAGTTAAACCCATCCCCCAGTACCAATCCGGGTTTGTCTTCGCTACATCGGTGTTCGGAACAATCTTCCATCCGCCAAAAGGCATACCCGACATTACTTCAACTCCACCTGCAATGATACAATCAGCCATGCCACTTTTAATTTTGGCAACAGCGGTAGCAATGGTTTCCAATCCTGAAGCACAGTATCTGTTTACCGTAACCCCCGGCACTTTATCCGTATCCAATCCCATCAACGAGATCATACGAGCTACATTTAATCCCTGCTCAGCCTCAGGAGTCGCATTTCCAACAATTACATCATCAATCTGTTCTTTATCCAGGTTAGGTACCGAAGCTACCAATGCTCTGATTACTTCAGCAGCCAAATCATCAGCCCTTGTAAAACGAAATACACCTCGTGGAGCCTTGCCCACTGCGGTTCGATACCCTGCTATAATATATGCTTCCATTCTTTTTGATTAATGATTAAGGAACAAGGATCAAAGACCAAGCGACTTAACCTATTTTATATTCTGATTAAAGACCTTTTTGTTGATTAAAAATCTTTTTTTGAT
This is a stretch of genomic DNA from Candidatus Pedobacter colombiensis. It encodes these proteins:
- a CDS encoding deoxyribodipyrimidine photo-lyase, with product MKKETSICWLRRDLRIEDNAALYHALKGDYPVLLLFIFDKNILSKLPAKNDARVTFIYDTLQQLNSEINRYNSTILIKYGTPEQVWAEVLNSYTVKEVYTNHDYEPYARERDDALAEYLSSESIPFKTFKDQVIFEKNEISKADGKPYTVFTPYFHQWRQKLQPFYLKAYPVSKYINNLLPVKTENDLSLQDLGFGRSEQIFPSKDFEAKLQAYEDKRDYPALDATTHIGLHLRFGTISIRKAAREASMQKAEKWLSELAWRDFYMMILWHFPHSAHQSFKPAYDNIRWINNEADFEKWCTGNTGYPLVDAGMRQLNKTGYMHNRVRMVVASFLTKHLLIDWRWGEAYFAEKLLDYDQASNVGGWQWACGCGNDAAPYFRVFNPELQAKKFDPKNEYIHQWVPELKQQKHVKPMVEHAFARERALKAFKAALQ
- a CDS encoding FKBP-type peptidyl-prolyl cis-trans isomerase, with the protein product MIKKLSLYTFALLGSLVLFNSCKKEYESIETVDNRAIADYIKNNNLTGVKDTLGYHYQIITPGTGASVLNSDSVYYTYNFTHINGTSITKNGDYQIPGTFLGYTDRFSFRTLPAVRITLGKLKKGGTARVILPSSMAFGKNGVPSLGIESNEVIVVELALLDFAHQYQVDNFLINKFVAANNLQPVVDPTRVRYIVSAEGTGKADLKSTSTVTVKYTGRLLSGTVFDSNTDGYTALLSDLIPGWYKVLPGKVGVGGKIRLIIPSDLGYGTSVQRDAAGNVTIPANSCLDFDLEITAITN
- a CDS encoding FKBP-type peptidyl-prolyl cis-trans isomerase; the encoded protein is MLKTSILLGLFLLAVAFVACKKEPPYDAEKELDIDDAIIAKYLLDSAVTATKDSSGLYYKIISPGTGNEITNTDTVYGNYTLKILKDTVLLAKSVDSTFKFMLPGYIKGWQIGVGLIRPGGSIRMIIPSALGYQNRAVTSPIIPPNSILDITLSIVSINKKPK
- a CDS encoding PH domain-containing protein is translated as MTTTKKTSSKYSVSMDSTAWLITVLMLCISAYFIYGQIKEYLFSGETNSVIIVAVLTGVFLISLAMRPISYILTDEELIIKRLAGNIRIAKNEIHSVESLDNGRSGTLIRTFGIGGYFGYFGKYYSSSLGSLTLYATRKDKRILVTTKSGKKIVLTPDDSALAADLKK
- a CDS encoding acyl-CoA dehydrogenase family protein → MESTDKKTIKGGEFLITETTYQDVFIPEEFDEEQNMIAQTCRDFLAAEVYPNLDRIDAQEEGLMPSLMDKAGELGILGVSIPEVYGGFGKNFNTSMLVADVIGAGHSFAVALSAHTGIGTLPILYYGTDEQKNKYIPKLATGEWKAAYCLTEPNSGSDANSGKTKAKLSADGKHYVINGQKMWITNGGFADIFIVFAKIDDDANLTAFIVERAFGGITMNPEEHKMGIKGSSTRQVFFNDCPVPVENMLSERQNGFKIAVNILNIGRIKLAAAAIGASKAVIDTAVNYSNERIQFDRQISKYGAIRYKLAEMATKVYAVESANYRAGQNIDDAYETLAAGGMDASKAKLKSTEQFAVECAILKVWGSEVLDYVVDEGVQVYGGMGFSAEAPMDRAYRDARINRIFEGTNEINRLLTVDMMLKRAMKGELDLMTPATAVAAELMSIPDFGEEDDALFAAEKKIIKNLKKATLMVAGAAVQKLMMSLSKEQEILMNIADMAGYVYVAESAMLRTEKLVSLRGEAACEGQLNMMRIYFVEAVDAVQKAGKEALWAFAEGDELRMMMVGLKRFTKMEPFNVKEARQKVAQQLIAANKYCY
- a CDS encoding acetyl-CoA C-acyltransferase; the protein is MEAYIIAGYRTAVGKAPRGVFRFTRADDLAAEVIRALVASVPNLDKEQIDDVIVGNATPEAEQGLNVARMISLMGLDTDKVPGVTVNRYCASGLETIATAVAKIKSGMADCIIAGGVEVMSGMPFGGWKIVPNTDVAKTNPDWYWGMGLTAEAVAKEYNVSREDQDLFSYQSHQKAVAAIKNGHLKEGVLPITVNENYLDGDMKKKTRSYVVDTDEGPRADTSIEKLAKLKPVFAADGCITAGNSSQTSDGAAFVLVVSEKKMKELGVDPIARLVSYGIAGVPPRIMGIGPIYAIPKALKQAGMTLDQIELIELNEAFASQSLAVVRDLHINTDILNVNGGAIALGHPLGCTGAKLSVQLFNELKRRKQKYGMVTMCVGTGQGAAGIFEIF